In a genomic window of Corvus moneduloides isolate bCorMon1 chromosome 17, bCorMon1.pri, whole genome shotgun sequence:
- the COL20A1 gene encoding collagen alpha-1(XX) chain isoform X1, translating to MLIHTWFFLACLPVMSHVWGRVGQGSGRLKLTVLSEDRLQMKWKETEGNISGYKVRVKPMAGDSEQEVMLKTKTSKATVGGLSPTKEYTLQVYVLNGSQEALFAKRKFVIEELKNASQTRNNRRNAGTASGKNLTSSGSSAAEHSWVAEATPPPLNTALSQTAKDRAEKKRQKGIQPKSSGETTRNQPSVEASVTETTSITPKPSPRTPENTERESPGKEKPPKDSLRRGSQFQCDTPAMTDIVLLVDGSWSIGRNNFKLIKEFLSNLISPFSIAEDKIRVGLSQYSSDPRTEWDLSAYSTREQVLEAVRNLRYKGGNTFTGLALTHVLEQNLKPDAGARLEAEKLVILLTDGKSQDDASLAAQTLKNLGIEIFAIGVKNADEAELRQVASEPLELTVYNVLDFPLLSSLVSKLTRVLCTRIKERSHKETTGSAVKDNPANTGPQISPTDLKISAVTSKSMHLAWSPPLRPPKKYRVVYYPSKGGTPKEVVLEGAESSLQLSNLTSHTEYLVSVIPVYDTAVGDGLRGVTSTLPLSSPRSLRVSELSHNSLRLSWKAAQGATHYLVLCSAAPDGAEDYTTEVKVTQPEVLLEGLSPSTGYSVAVYAMYGEDASDPASIQETTLALSPPRYLSFSELSHASVRVSWEAAAPAVRAHHVTYVSSRGGNAGEVEVPGTATSTVLRPLSSLTQYFISVRSTYDEGDSFPITGNVTTLKVPAPRALKVTELSGSSLRLQWEAVAASDVVVYQIKWSTASGEKPQELSLAGNVATAVLPGLQKNTDYKISIWAYYKDGARSDTVSVHHRTNSRSPPTNLFINSETPSSLQVHWTPPDGRVQHYKITYSPVSDAAAQQTIMASGKSSSVTLQSLLPDRAYKVTISAIHYTGESESTSTTGRTAPVLSKFPSIRGFAPPKTEACPTITSTEGSIRGFDLMEAFGLVEKEYSSIKGVAMEPFIFSGSRTFTLFRDIQLTQRTSDVHLFAVPPEHTIIILLRLLPDTPKEPFAVWQVTDEDFQPLLGVNLDPSKKSLIYFNHDYKADLQEVSFDQQEVKKIFYGSFHKVHVAVSHFKVKLYVDCKKIAEKPINTLGSISTAGFIMLGKVTRTRGPRSGSVPFQLQSLKILCSSVGAEQDRCCDLPAVRDEDTCPTLAPACSCSSGRPGLPGPPGPPGSPGRRGPQGEQGEPGPKGEPGPPGQVGPAGPSGQQGSPGSQGITVQGPVGPPGIKGEKGDTGIPGMQGIPGVQGAPGRDGLQGAKGVRGLEGTAGPPGPPGPRGFQGATGTRGSSGEKGPPGDVGPTGLPGPKGERGEKGEPQSLATIYQLVSQACERMIQTHVLKFDSFIHEHARKPVPIWEERLKPGEPGPPGPPGPPGSSGEKGENGIPGQPGKDGYPGERGAPGPKGEKGMSGASEEGSQGPRGRTGPPGEVVQGKPGPKGYPGNAGPPGFPGARGQPGQPGYPGGCDISGCYEADRRGFVP from the exons ggtCAGGCCGGCTGAAACTCACTGTCCTCTCAGAAGACAGGCTCCAGATGAAGTGGAAAGAGACTGAAGGGAACATCAGTGGCTACAAAGTTCGGGTAAAGCCCATGGCAG GGGACTCGGAGCAAGAAGTCATGCTGAAAACCAAGACTTCCAAAGCCACGGTGGGAGGGCTGAGCCCCACCAAGGAATACACCCTGCAGGTCTATGTGCTCAACGGCTCCCAGGAAGCCCTGTTTGCCAAGAGGAAATTTGTGA TAGAGGAACTCAAAAATGCATCCCAGACTAGAAATAACCGAAGGAATGCAGGAACTGCATCAGGAAAGAACCTCACCTCCTCGGGGAGCTCAGCAGCTGAGCACAGTTGGGTGGCAGAGGCCACCCCACCACCCCTGAACACTGCTCTGTCCCAGACAG caaaggacagagctgaaaagaaaaggcagaagggGATTCAGCCAAAGAGCTCCGGAGAAACGACAAGAAACCAGCCGAGTGTGGAGGCCAGCGTGACAGAAACAACATCAATAACCCCAAAACCATCCCCGCGTActcctgaaaacacagagcGAGAGtctccaggaaaagaaaaacccccaaaggaTTCACTGAGGCGAG GCTCCCAGTTTCAGTGTGACACACCTGCAATGACTGATATTGTCCTGCTTGTGGATGGGTCCTGGAGCATTGGACGCAACAATTTCAAGCTCATTAAGGAGTTCCTGAGCAATCTGATTTCCCCATTCAGTATTGCAGAAGACAAGATAAGAGTAG ggctgtcccagtACAGCAGTGACCCCCGCACGGAGTGGGATCTGAGCGCTTACTCCACGAGGGAACAGGTGCTGGAGGCCGTGAGGAATTTGCGATACAAGGGTGGCAACACCTTTACAG GTCTAGCACTGACCCACGTCCTGGAGCAGAATCTGAAACCAGATGCTGGTGCCCGGCTGGAGGCTGAGAAGTTGGTAATCCTCCTGACTGATGGGAAATCCCAGGATGatgccagcctggctgctcagaCCTTGAAAAACCTGGGCATAGAGATATTTGCCATCG GGGTGAAGAACGCGGACGAGGCGGAGCTGAGGCAAGTGGCCTCGGAGCCGCTGGAGCTCACCGTGTACAACGTGCTGGACTTCcccctgctcagctccctggTCAGCAAACTCACACGGGTCCTGTGCACCAGGATCAAGGAGAGGAGCCACAAGGAAACCACAG GCAGCGCTGTGAAAGATAACCCTGCCAACACGGGTCCCCAGATCAGCCCAACTGACCTGAAAATATCTGCTGTGACCTCCAAGAGCATGCACTTGGCCTGGAGCCCTCCTCTGAGACCACCAAAGAAATACCGGGTTGTGTATTATCCATCCAAGGGTGGGACACCCAAAGAG GTGGTTTTAGAGGGAGCAGagtcctctctgcagctgtccaacctgacctcgCACACGGAGTACCTGGTGTCGGTGATCCCTGTGTACGACACCGCGGTGGGGGACGGGCTGAGAGGCGTCACCTCCACAT tgCCTTTGTCTTCCCCTCGTTCCCTGCGTGTCTCTGAGCTGAGCCACAACAGTCTGAGGCTGAGCTGGAAAGCAGCCCAGGGAGCCACGCACTACCtggtgctctgctctgcagcccctgaTGGAGCAGAGGACTATACAACAGAG GTGAAGGTGACCCAGCccgaggtgctgctggaggggctgtCCCCCAGCACTGGGTACTCTGTGGCAGTGTATGCCATGTATGGGGAAGATGCCAGTGATCCAGCCAGCATCCAGGAAACCACCT TGGCCTTGAGTCCTCCCAGGTACCTGAGCTTCTCCGAGCTCAGCCACGCTTCCGTGCGGGTCAGCTGGGAGGCCGCGGCCCCGGCCGTGCGGGCTCACCACGTCACCTATGTCTCTAGCAGAGGGGGCAACGCTGGAGAG GTGGAAGTTCCTGGCACTGCAACATCCACTGTCCTGAGACCTCTGTCCTCCCTCACCCAATACTTCATCAGTGTCAGATCTACATACGATGAAGGGGACTCCTTTCCAATTACTGGCAATGTCACCACCT TGAAGGTCCCTGCTCCTCGCGCTCTGAAGGTCACCGAGCTCTCCGGGAGCAGCCTCCGCCTGCAGTGGGAAGCTGTCGCTGCCTCGGATGTGGTTGTCTATCAGATCAAGTGGAGCACAGCCAGTGGAGAGAAGCCTCAGGAG ctctccctcgCTGGAAATGTGGCGACAGCCGTCCTGCCAGGCCTGCAGAAGAACACTGACTACAAAATATCCATCTGGGCCTACTACAAAGATGGTGCTCGCAGTGACACCGTTTCTGTTCACCACAGGACCA ATTCCCGAAGCCCACCCACCAACCTCTTCATCAACTCCGAGacccccagcagcctccaggtGCACTGGACCCCTCCTGATGGCCGTGTTCAGCACTACAAAATCACCTACAGCCCTGTTTCtgatgctgctgcccagcaaaCT ATCATGGCTTCTGGCAAGAGCAGCAGTGTGAccctgcagtccctgctgcCTGATCGAGCCTACAAGGTGACCATTTCTGCCATCCACTACACAGGAGAGAGCGAGAGCACATCCACGACGGGACGGACAG ctCCGGTGTTGTCTAAATTCCCTTCCATCCGAGGATTTGCCCCACCTAAAACAGAGG CCTGTCCCACCATCACCTCCACGGAAGGTTCCATAAGAG GATTTGATTTGATGGAAGCTTTTGGCTTGGTAGAGAAGGAATATTCCTCCATTAAAGGCGTAGCCATGGAGCCCTTTATATTCAGTGGTTCCCGCACCTTCACCCTGTTCAGAGACATTCAGCTCACCCAGAGGAccag TGATGTCCACCTGTTTGCCGTCCCACCCGAGCACACCATCATCATCCTCCTGCGCCTCCTGCCCGACACCCCCAAGGAGCCCTTTGCCGTGTGGCAGGTCACAGACGAGGActtccagcctctcctgggtGTTAACCTTGACC CCAGTAAGAAATCCTTGATCTATTTCAATCATGACTACAAGGCTGATTTACAGGAAGTCTCCTTTGACCAGCAGGAAGTGAAGAAGATATTCTATGGGAGCTTTCATAAG GTGCACGTGGCCGTGAGCCACTTTAAGGTCAAGCTCTATGTGGACTGCAAGAAAATAGCAGAGAAACCCATCAACACCCTCGGCAGCATCTCCACCGCCGGCTTCATCATGCTGGGAAAAGTGACCAGGACCAGAGGGCCCCGCAGCGGCTCCGTGCCG ttccAGCTGCAGTCTCTGAAGATCTTGTGCAGCAGTGtaggggcagagcaggacaggtGCTGTGATCTCCCTGCAGTG AGGGATGAGGACACCTGCCCTACCTTGGCTCCTGCCTGTTCTTGCTCTTCTGGGCGCCCAGGCTtgccaggacccccagggcccccT ggcagccctgggaggAGAGGACctcagggggagcagggagagccaggACCCAAG GGTGAACCAGGCCCACCTGGACAAGTAGGACCAGCGGGTCCCAGTGGCCAACAAGGCTCTCCAGGTTCCCAAGGAATCACAGTTCAGGGCCCTGTG GGACCACCAGGAattaaaggagagaaaggagacaCTGGAATCCCTGGCATGCAG GGCATTCCTGGTGTGCAGGGAgctccaggcagggatggaCTTCAAGGCGCAAAG GGTGTGAGGGGACTAGAAGGCACAGCTGGACCTCCAGGACCTCCTGGACCAAGG GGTTTCCAAGGAGCAACAGGCACCCGAGGCAGCAGTGGCGAGAAGGGACCTCCGGGTGATGTTGGGCCAACA gGACTGCCAGgtccaaaaggagaaagaggagagaaa GGGGAGCCACAGTCTTTGGCCACAATTTACCAGCTCGTTAGCCAGGCTTGTGAGCGGATGATTCAGA CTCATGTGTTGAAGTTTGATTCATTCATACATGAACATGCAAGGAAACCAGTTCCCATTTGGGAGGAAAGGTTAAAACCAGGAGAACCAGGACCACCAGGTCCTCCAGGCCCACCTGGGAGCagtggagaaaaaggagaaaatggcaTCCCTGGACAGCCAGGCAAAGATGGGTATCCAGGAGAGAGAG GTGCCCCAGGGCccaaaggagagaaagggatGTCTGGAGCCAGTGAGGAAGGGAGCCAAGGacccagaggcagaacag GCCCTCCAGGAGAAGTTGTGCAGGGAAAACCAGGTCCGAAGGGTTACCCTGGGAATGCCGGTCCTCCAGGTTTCCCTGGTGCCAgagggcagcctgggcagcctgggTATCCAGGGGGCTGTGATATCTCTGGATGTTATGAGGCCGACAGAAGAG GTTTTGTCCCCTGA
- the COL20A1 gene encoding collagen alpha-1(XX) chain isoform X2, translating into MLIHTWFFLACLPVMSHVWGRVGQGSGRLKLTVLSEDRLQMKWKETEGNISGYKVRVKPMAGDSEQEVMLKTKTSKATVGGLSPTKEYTLQVYVLNGSQEALFAKRKFVIEELKNASQTRNNRRNAGTASGKNLTSSGSSAAEHSWVAEATPPPLNTALSQTGSQFQCDTPAMTDIVLLVDGSWSIGRNNFKLIKEFLSNLISPFSIAEDKIRVGLSQYSSDPRTEWDLSAYSTREQVLEAVRNLRYKGGNTFTGLALTHVLEQNLKPDAGARLEAEKLVILLTDGKSQDDASLAAQTLKNLGIEIFAIGVKNADEAELRQVASEPLELTVYNVLDFPLLSSLVSKLTRVLCTRIKERSHKETTGSAVKDNPANTGPQISPTDLKISAVTSKSMHLAWSPPLRPPKKYRVVYYPSKGGTPKEVVLEGAESSLQLSNLTSHTEYLVSVIPVYDTAVGDGLRGVTSTLPLSSPRSLRVSELSHNSLRLSWKAAQGATHYLVLCSAAPDGAEDYTTEVKVTQPEVLLEGLSPSTGYSVAVYAMYGEDASDPASIQETTLALSPPRYLSFSELSHASVRVSWEAAAPAVRAHHVTYVSSRGGNAGEVEVPGTATSTVLRPLSSLTQYFISVRSTYDEGDSFPITGNVTTLKVPAPRALKVTELSGSSLRLQWEAVAASDVVVYQIKWSTASGEKPQELSLAGNVATAVLPGLQKNTDYKISIWAYYKDGARSDTVSVHHRTNSRSPPTNLFINSETPSSLQVHWTPPDGRVQHYKITYSPVSDAAAQQTIMASGKSSSVTLQSLLPDRAYKVTISAIHYTGESESTSTTGRTAPVLSKFPSIRGFAPPKTEACPTITSTEGSIRGFDLMEAFGLVEKEYSSIKGVAMEPFIFSGSRTFTLFRDIQLTQRTSDVHLFAVPPEHTIIILLRLLPDTPKEPFAVWQVTDEDFQPLLGVNLDPSKKSLIYFNHDYKADLQEVSFDQQEVKKIFYGSFHKVHVAVSHFKVKLYVDCKKIAEKPINTLGSISTAGFIMLGKVTRTRGPRSGSVPFQLQSLKILCSSVGAEQDRCCDLPAVRDEDTCPTLAPACSCSSGRPGLPGPPGPPGSPGRRGPQGEQGEPGPKGEPGPPGQVGPAGPSGQQGSPGSQGITVQGPVGPPGIKGEKGDTGIPGMQGIPGVQGAPGRDGLQGAKGVRGLEGTAGPPGPPGPRGFQGATGTRGSSGEKGPPGDVGPTGLPGPKGERGEKGEPQSLATIYQLVSQACERMIQTHVLKFDSFIHEHARKPVPIWEERLKPGEPGPPGPPGPPGSSGEKGENGIPGQPGKDGYPGERGAPGPKGEKGMSGASEEGSQGPRGRTGPPGEVVQGKPGPKGYPGNAGPPGFPGARGQPGQPGYPGGCDISGCYEADRRGFVP; encoded by the exons ggtCAGGCCGGCTGAAACTCACTGTCCTCTCAGAAGACAGGCTCCAGATGAAGTGGAAAGAGACTGAAGGGAACATCAGTGGCTACAAAGTTCGGGTAAAGCCCATGGCAG GGGACTCGGAGCAAGAAGTCATGCTGAAAACCAAGACTTCCAAAGCCACGGTGGGAGGGCTGAGCCCCACCAAGGAATACACCCTGCAGGTCTATGTGCTCAACGGCTCCCAGGAAGCCCTGTTTGCCAAGAGGAAATTTGTGA TAGAGGAACTCAAAAATGCATCCCAGACTAGAAATAACCGAAGGAATGCAGGAACTGCATCAGGAAAGAACCTCACCTCCTCGGGGAGCTCAGCAGCTGAGCACAGTTGGGTGGCAGAGGCCACCCCACCACCCCTGAACACTGCTCTGTCCCAGACAG GCTCCCAGTTTCAGTGTGACACACCTGCAATGACTGATATTGTCCTGCTTGTGGATGGGTCCTGGAGCATTGGACGCAACAATTTCAAGCTCATTAAGGAGTTCCTGAGCAATCTGATTTCCCCATTCAGTATTGCAGAAGACAAGATAAGAGTAG ggctgtcccagtACAGCAGTGACCCCCGCACGGAGTGGGATCTGAGCGCTTACTCCACGAGGGAACAGGTGCTGGAGGCCGTGAGGAATTTGCGATACAAGGGTGGCAACACCTTTACAG GTCTAGCACTGACCCACGTCCTGGAGCAGAATCTGAAACCAGATGCTGGTGCCCGGCTGGAGGCTGAGAAGTTGGTAATCCTCCTGACTGATGGGAAATCCCAGGATGatgccagcctggctgctcagaCCTTGAAAAACCTGGGCATAGAGATATTTGCCATCG GGGTGAAGAACGCGGACGAGGCGGAGCTGAGGCAAGTGGCCTCGGAGCCGCTGGAGCTCACCGTGTACAACGTGCTGGACTTCcccctgctcagctccctggTCAGCAAACTCACACGGGTCCTGTGCACCAGGATCAAGGAGAGGAGCCACAAGGAAACCACAG GCAGCGCTGTGAAAGATAACCCTGCCAACACGGGTCCCCAGATCAGCCCAACTGACCTGAAAATATCTGCTGTGACCTCCAAGAGCATGCACTTGGCCTGGAGCCCTCCTCTGAGACCACCAAAGAAATACCGGGTTGTGTATTATCCATCCAAGGGTGGGACACCCAAAGAG GTGGTTTTAGAGGGAGCAGagtcctctctgcagctgtccaacctgacctcgCACACGGAGTACCTGGTGTCGGTGATCCCTGTGTACGACACCGCGGTGGGGGACGGGCTGAGAGGCGTCACCTCCACAT tgCCTTTGTCTTCCCCTCGTTCCCTGCGTGTCTCTGAGCTGAGCCACAACAGTCTGAGGCTGAGCTGGAAAGCAGCCCAGGGAGCCACGCACTACCtggtgctctgctctgcagcccctgaTGGAGCAGAGGACTATACAACAGAG GTGAAGGTGACCCAGCccgaggtgctgctggaggggctgtCCCCCAGCACTGGGTACTCTGTGGCAGTGTATGCCATGTATGGGGAAGATGCCAGTGATCCAGCCAGCATCCAGGAAACCACCT TGGCCTTGAGTCCTCCCAGGTACCTGAGCTTCTCCGAGCTCAGCCACGCTTCCGTGCGGGTCAGCTGGGAGGCCGCGGCCCCGGCCGTGCGGGCTCACCACGTCACCTATGTCTCTAGCAGAGGGGGCAACGCTGGAGAG GTGGAAGTTCCTGGCACTGCAACATCCACTGTCCTGAGACCTCTGTCCTCCCTCACCCAATACTTCATCAGTGTCAGATCTACATACGATGAAGGGGACTCCTTTCCAATTACTGGCAATGTCACCACCT TGAAGGTCCCTGCTCCTCGCGCTCTGAAGGTCACCGAGCTCTCCGGGAGCAGCCTCCGCCTGCAGTGGGAAGCTGTCGCTGCCTCGGATGTGGTTGTCTATCAGATCAAGTGGAGCACAGCCAGTGGAGAGAAGCCTCAGGAG ctctccctcgCTGGAAATGTGGCGACAGCCGTCCTGCCAGGCCTGCAGAAGAACACTGACTACAAAATATCCATCTGGGCCTACTACAAAGATGGTGCTCGCAGTGACACCGTTTCTGTTCACCACAGGACCA ATTCCCGAAGCCCACCCACCAACCTCTTCATCAACTCCGAGacccccagcagcctccaggtGCACTGGACCCCTCCTGATGGCCGTGTTCAGCACTACAAAATCACCTACAGCCCTGTTTCtgatgctgctgcccagcaaaCT ATCATGGCTTCTGGCAAGAGCAGCAGTGTGAccctgcagtccctgctgcCTGATCGAGCCTACAAGGTGACCATTTCTGCCATCCACTACACAGGAGAGAGCGAGAGCACATCCACGACGGGACGGACAG ctCCGGTGTTGTCTAAATTCCCTTCCATCCGAGGATTTGCCCCACCTAAAACAGAGG CCTGTCCCACCATCACCTCCACGGAAGGTTCCATAAGAG GATTTGATTTGATGGAAGCTTTTGGCTTGGTAGAGAAGGAATATTCCTCCATTAAAGGCGTAGCCATGGAGCCCTTTATATTCAGTGGTTCCCGCACCTTCACCCTGTTCAGAGACATTCAGCTCACCCAGAGGAccag TGATGTCCACCTGTTTGCCGTCCCACCCGAGCACACCATCATCATCCTCCTGCGCCTCCTGCCCGACACCCCCAAGGAGCCCTTTGCCGTGTGGCAGGTCACAGACGAGGActtccagcctctcctgggtGTTAACCTTGACC CCAGTAAGAAATCCTTGATCTATTTCAATCATGACTACAAGGCTGATTTACAGGAAGTCTCCTTTGACCAGCAGGAAGTGAAGAAGATATTCTATGGGAGCTTTCATAAG GTGCACGTGGCCGTGAGCCACTTTAAGGTCAAGCTCTATGTGGACTGCAAGAAAATAGCAGAGAAACCCATCAACACCCTCGGCAGCATCTCCACCGCCGGCTTCATCATGCTGGGAAAAGTGACCAGGACCAGAGGGCCCCGCAGCGGCTCCGTGCCG ttccAGCTGCAGTCTCTGAAGATCTTGTGCAGCAGTGtaggggcagagcaggacaggtGCTGTGATCTCCCTGCAGTG AGGGATGAGGACACCTGCCCTACCTTGGCTCCTGCCTGTTCTTGCTCTTCTGGGCGCCCAGGCTtgccaggacccccagggcccccT ggcagccctgggaggAGAGGACctcagggggagcagggagagccaggACCCAAG GGTGAACCAGGCCCACCTGGACAAGTAGGACCAGCGGGTCCCAGTGGCCAACAAGGCTCTCCAGGTTCCCAAGGAATCACAGTTCAGGGCCCTGTG GGACCACCAGGAattaaaggagagaaaggagacaCTGGAATCCCTGGCATGCAG GGCATTCCTGGTGTGCAGGGAgctccaggcagggatggaCTTCAAGGCGCAAAG GGTGTGAGGGGACTAGAAGGCACAGCTGGACCTCCAGGACCTCCTGGACCAAGG GGTTTCCAAGGAGCAACAGGCACCCGAGGCAGCAGTGGCGAGAAGGGACCTCCGGGTGATGTTGGGCCAACA gGACTGCCAGgtccaaaaggagaaagaggagagaaa GGGGAGCCACAGTCTTTGGCCACAATTTACCAGCTCGTTAGCCAGGCTTGTGAGCGGATGATTCAGA CTCATGTGTTGAAGTTTGATTCATTCATACATGAACATGCAAGGAAACCAGTTCCCATTTGGGAGGAAAGGTTAAAACCAGGAGAACCAGGACCACCAGGTCCTCCAGGCCCACCTGGGAGCagtggagaaaaaggagaaaatggcaTCCCTGGACAGCCAGGCAAAGATGGGTATCCAGGAGAGAGAG GTGCCCCAGGGCccaaaggagagaaagggatGTCTGGAGCCAGTGAGGAAGGGAGCCAAGGacccagaggcagaacag GCCCTCCAGGAGAAGTTGTGCAGGGAAAACCAGGTCCGAAGGGTTACCCTGGGAATGCCGGTCCTCCAGGTTTCCCTGGTGCCAgagggcagcctgggcagcctgggTATCCAGGGGGCTGTGATATCTCTGGATGTTATGAGGCCGACAGAAGAG GTTTTGTCCCCTGA